The stretch of DNA TCACCTCGATTTCGTTCACTTTCCCTGCATTCTCTCTATTTGGTATTTACTccactttctttttcactttcatgTTCACTCTATTCCctaatttcttcttcacaatTCTTATTGTCTTTATTCCTCCCtgttttcttcactttcttcttcatgtTCTTCTTTACTTACATCCCTATTTTCTTCACTCTCCTCCCCATTTTCTTCACTCGCTTCTTCACTTTCTCCTTTACTCTCCTCCCCATTTTCTTCACTCTCCACccaattttcttcaatcctCTCACCCACATTACTTTCTTTACTTCCTCCATCTCTCACTTCCCCACCAGCAAAAATAAGTCCCTCAAGCCCAATGCCCTGTTCCTTATAGTCATCATCTGGTGTAGGAATGAGATTGGCTTCTTTAACGATTACAGGGATGGATGGATTCGATTGGGAGAATTTCGATGAGTGCCTCCCGTGGCGAATTTATGTCTCTAGATCAGAGACGCATAAAATTGGAagacatttgaaataaaaaaactctgATGAAAATTTCACTTAACCAGTGATATGAAGAATAACAACTATGAAAAATTTGTCTGCTTTTGCTATTTTTGCTTTAATAAAAGTATCGGTAAAAGTAAGCGAACTTATATGTCTGTAAATCTATTCTTATTGCTGGTCAACCTGATTTACAATTGGCCTTAGATGCTTAAATATTTGGTGTATCACCTGAAAGTGACCATTGTGAACTACACCAGAGTAGGGTTGCTGCCCAAGTAGCTGGATTGTTTGACCCTTTAGGGACTGACTCCTAGATGACTGTTAAGGCTAAAATTAAACTACGGGAGCTAGGCGGGAGAGGGCTCCAGTGGGACGATGCTGTGTTTGGTGAAGAAAAGGTGTGATAGGAGAAATATTTTCAGAGAATCGGACGTTTAAAGGAGATCTTGTTTGCCCGTTGTCTCTTCCCAAACGCAAGAAATAGTACGGACCGAATTGCATACTTTTGCGTGCGTGCCATAAGAGGCGTGTGCTGCTTCCTGTCTTCCGGTCTATCAGAATGGCTGAATGCTGCTCCGGCATGTTAAGACGGCTACCAAGCTTGCTCCTTCAAAAACAGTCTCCGTTTGCGTATTAGAACTCAATGCTGGGCTAATATGGGCCCCCGTCCCGCGGCTTGCCAAGTTTGTCCAGACAATGTCTGTCAagacgaaaaaggaaattctcaAAGATAAAATGGAAATCCCTAAGGGTAGTTTTTGGTGCAACGCGCAAGTTAAATAATTACAAACTCTACCTTAAAAACTgcagcaattttttcaatcgcTATAATGTTCACCATGAGACACCATGCCCTggtaagtgaaaaaaaattacttattaTGTTAACaacatttataaaattttacctACTCTGATTGGTAGTTTAATAATACATAATTTTGGAAGATAACGAAGTGTCGGTTGACTATGATTATAATGACAAAAGTTCTGATCATTATTCTGATTCAAATACCTCTAAAGAAAACATCTCCGTTGCAAAACTGGACACTGAATCTAACATTGAAAGTAATGAAGGTAAACAGAAGTTGTAATACCTTCAAATAATAATCGATGACGAAGTGTTGGTTGACATAAAtatctttctctttattcCCTGACTTCTCTCGtgtgattaaaaaaagaaaaaaatatatagaaacgAAGAAAGTAGATGAAACAGCCGAATCTGATAGCGatgatatttaaaataatttctcggAGTCATGCAGCATGTCTAATTTGGAGTGGAATTTCATGTTTGACTTTACCAAGATGCGAATCCGACCACTTCATATGAGCAACACAATGAAGTAAGTAAgtaacaatttcaaatgaaatttcgaggataaaaatgaaattacttaAAGGTTCTGATAACAAGAATGAAGGGGATGAAGATGTTCACGAACATGAAGAGTTGCAGATTGTCAACATACAGTCTGAAGAtggtaatttgaattttttcaattatacaTACCTGAAGTTTGCTATTTGCAGAGGAtaaatttgaacttttggttttttatttgcagtAAATACTTCTGATCCTTCGGAACATGGAAAGGAGTGGAATTATGCTGATGATATTGAAGAATTTTAAGGTATAAACATTAAACctaagtaaaacaattaaaaatattgcaatGATTTTCCATTGCAatcagtaaaataattttcagggAGTGATGGAGAcaacgaagaagatgaaaacgaAGTGAAGAGGGGACATTccacgccaaaaaaaaacaatcgatgGTGcgtaaaaatttatattttgataaaaattagaGTGTGTATTGAAAATTACACCAACAATTTattgtccaatttttttatttttcatttgattagtTTAGGAGTTATTGCGATTTAAAAAtcgcatttttttacaatgctaaaaagaaaaaaatccatgCAAACCACTTCGTTAGCCGATACCAAATTGGACCAGCTCGTGAAATCAGAATCGATCGAGATTTAGGAGAAATTCATTTCCGAACTCAGTGATCTCTACcagataaaaatttttaagtaaaaggcattttgttttcaaagacaATATCCTGCCCCAAGGAAAGAGATAAGAGAACCCCGCGCCGCCCCTTTGTCTCCTCTTAGTTTCttccttcgtctcttctttccattcttcccttgggGCAGGAAATGGCAATATTTTTGGAAAGAAGGTAGGGacgtttacaaaaattaataataaataaactacaatgtCCAGTGAAGTCAGAAAACAATAAGTAACTTGCCAGAATGATGATAAATCctttaaaaacattaaacaCTAAAATAACCTGTTCTTTCActttgtattatttaatagaaaatgaagCTCCATAAGAGGGCTGTGATAATTTCAGGCATGTTGAGCCAAATCGAGATTTTCGACCTGTTCCAGACCTCGCAACTCAGCATCCTTTCGTTgtctatttgatttgaaaaatgttaagtTAAAATTGACGCAGGTTCATGAAAATTGGTGAAAATGTTTTCGAGGCTTTAAGTAATGTGTGATGAAAATTTCAGACTCTTAACTTCAGTTTAAcgtattattttatatttctttaagtacaaaaaatgcgttttttctcaaaattgacgtttttttactcaaaaaatgtgaattcaAGCTGCGAGTCTGAAATTTGGACGACTCATTAACAGATGTCTCGTTCACATTTTCACTAAATTTCACAAACCTGTGTtaattttaactaaattttttttcaaatcaaatttgaaaattttttcactttttaaatttcgcgccaccaagtggcgcAACGTTCAATTTTGTCTCGCCTGCTCTTAAAAATTAGTTCAGCCTTATGACAACATGTTCTGAATTATATTCAAATgtgcttaaaaaaatttttgaattatgtATGGTCAAGcggacttttaaaaaattcaaaccttcGCGCTAGGCGAacgcgccatttttttttcaaaatcactctaggaatttttttttatttttattattatgaatcGAAAAAGGTTAGTGGCGATCAAATCCGTGAGATGGTCGCCACAGGTTTTGGTCGTTTTCATAAGGAATCCCCCCTATGCGAATCACTCAAGAGAAACACGAACAAGGTGGAAACATGGCGGATTCCTCCGGAGTGCGTTCACAAACCAGGGGTAGGTGGGGGGTACGCGTCAGTTACTTTCTCAGTTTCTCtattataatgaatttttaaattaatatttgttatttttacatatTACACTTTGTATTCCTTGTCTGAAActtaggagagaaaaagaaacgcaaaGTTTCGCTTTGAAAAGTAATAAAACCAAACGTCAGCATTTGCTTTATCAATTTTAGTGTTTTACCAGCTCAAACGGCTTTACCAGTTAACAAGTGGACGACAAATTCTCGGTCAAAATAACGATTGCACTAGTTTAGTTGGTTGCATTAATAACGTTTAAACGTCTTTCAGAGAGCAATAACTGGTCAACAACAAGCGTTAGCTGATCAGGTTGCGAGTCATTTTCTTCATACGGTTGACGGAAGAAAGACAACGAAAGAATCGTCCCTGAATTAGCACCAAAAGGCATCCATAATCAACAACTGATAAATCCACAATTATCAGACTTCAAAGAGTTATATACATATGTAATACGATAAATAAGTCGGCAGCTCACCTGTTACAAGGCCTCCTATAATTGCGATAACTAGGGTCACGATAAGTGTAACAATCTGAAATCCTGCTTGTTGTAAAGCTGTTCTTTCTCGACCAGGgtcaatttttaaatcgtaGTACTGAATTTTTGATAACTCGCTGGAACTATTGAGTGGAGATCGTGCTGAAAACTGTCGGTAAAGGCTGTCGTGACCcaagaaaatttcttcttcaaatcaaCACCcagcaaaattatttgttatctAGATCTAGAACCTGAAACCATAATCTTCCTTAGTCGCAGCGGCCGATACAATTGCGCCCACAAAACCAGCTACAATACCTGGGATTCCGTGCAAAGAGATTACTCCCCTTGACATCCGGAaccatatttaaaaattttttgttagcaCAGCAGCGTTTGGTGAATCTGACAATTAGATGTTTCAAAATTATCTATACCATGCGTTGCGTATTCCAATTATACGGTGAACAGCTTTCGTCTTAAAGTAAGAACACGCGATTAGAAACTTAATTAAACGACCGAAATTTAATGCCATGATATCTAAATCGTCACTTACGGTTGAAAAACGATTTATGAATATAGATCCTGCTCCAGCTAAACCACCAATTATCATGGCTCCCCATATGTTGATCATCATATCGGCAGATGTACCGATCACAACTCCACCAACAAGGGTCgagttttgaaaaacaaccTGTATATCGGCATTCAATTATCCTAACCAAATTTCATCCGTCTTTTAAGTAGGCTAGTAATATATTTGCCATGTTAAAACTGCGTCGTCTGTTATCTTCAGCGCACACGAAGCAGTTGAAAACAAGAGACGAGACGGCAAACGCTGTCACGCAACTTCCCGATAGTGAATAATAGGTGTTGATGATGGCTCGAAATTGCTTGGCATCACCTTTTGCCAAACACGCGTTGAAACTAGGCCACAAAAGCCACAGAAACATAGTGCCTGTTATTGTCCCCAGAATATTTTACATGAGAAATTTATTGGAGGATAAATTATGCGTTATACCAACAGCAGTGGAAAGGGTTTCGCCAATTGAGTCACTGTTGGCTTCGTCTTTCCTGGACTGTCTGTCAGCGCAATAAGCCGTGCCGCGATATAAAACGAAACTAACAGCCAAACCAAAGTACGCCCCAAAGACGTGGACGAACATGGACGATCCGACATCTGATGCCTGGTAATACATAATGGATTGGAATTTTTAATACGGATGcgtttgaaaaatatataatatagtgGTATAGTATGTTGAAAACAAATGGATGCAGCCTATggctattttccctttttttttaagttaccTGCAACACTAAAGATCCGATCCAGTTATTGGTGGAATACAAGATAATTTCCAACAGAGACATCAAGAAGATTTGCAGCGGTGTCGTCAACTCCGCAACCGCTGCACACGAAATTAAAACTGCGGCGCAGGCAAAATCAGCATTTAATAAactatgaatttaaaaaaatacttcgtTCACTGGCATTCGTAAGTAGTATGTAATATTCAAGTAATATGGTATTGGTTATTTATGTATTAATGATTAGATGAATATTCCCATTGATCGTGCGAAAAAATCCATAACAGAGGGTTCCCCATTGAAGACTGATTGCCGTGacaagaaaatatgaaattaaagACTTGTGATCGGACCTTTTCGTCAATATTAGAAGGTATCCAAACCCGATGAACATCATCACGTGAATATCCTGAAACACTAAATATTTTCTCCGCATTAAAATACCTTCGTCAACATATGcgtggaattattattttttttttttgcaagttttcatgataaaaaataCCGGTTGAACATGCAACGCCGTTGGAAATagatcatttcttttcattaggCCGTCTTACAGTTATGACACGATCAATATTTTCGAActtgttttattgaaaaaggaaaaattactGTAATAGCTGTTGGGTAGCGAATTTTTTCCGGATTTTGGTCCGCTCACTTGTACAAACACTCCATGTAAACAGTTTCCCAGGAAAGCTCCATTGGATTCGTTTCCGTATTCGACCAATAAAGTAAACGTGTACATCCAAGAAGGAATTGCACAAAAATAGCGCAGACCAACAGTTTCTCattcttcaatatttttttacatgtatTCATCATTTTGGCTGATGTGTAACAAAATACGTTATTGTAAGTGCGTGATTGAACAAGCAGGTCGAGAGAAACCGAGAGAAACTTTCTTATATATGCAATACGCGATTGCAGATATTGCTCGATCTACTCTATTTGGCCCCCATTCACAGCCTCACAGGTATTAGGCGATTCCAAAAGCCGGTTCAGAGTCAGTGACAGATAGTTCGTCGGTGCATATCTTCGGTCCGTTTTTTAACTAACTTTCGCGGtttattaacaaaacaaataggAAAGGACCATGGATTCGTCCGGAATTCGTGCTAATATGTCTGCTCAACAGTTGATCGACCATGAAGTATACGAGCGTTCGTTAAGGAACCCCAATAGTCGGCAAGATGGAAAAGTGTCGATAGATTCCAGCGGATCAAAGCTCATTATCCAGATCGAACACAAAAATTGACGGCAAAGGAATTCCCTCTGCAAGTGATTCTTCTGCCAACAGCTCTTCTGGAGAAAACTGGAGAAAACCGAACAGTTGGCCATCCCCTGACCAAACGACAGATAATCACAGTCACCATTCTCTGTTTTGTCAACTTAATCAACTAAATGGACAGATATACAATAGCTGGTACATAGTTTATCATtatctttgattttttgtagGATTTTGTCTTTCTAGTCATCTTTTCGAGCAAAATGCAAATCCCATTATCTATGTAGTATGTGATCTCTTTTTGGTAAATCTTTCAAGCATACTAATTGCATCATTTCGTTTGCTCGCGTGCACCTGTGTCAGTGACGTGGTGGTCATGTGGGAGTGGCCAGTGTTGGAAAAATTTCCATCATTCCATGTGTTGGCCCTAATATTTTCACGTTCAGTGACGTCAGATGGCGTGgtccttgttcttcttccgATTGGCTCTCAGCTGACGTGGGACGATCCGCTATACGCTCCTCCACAACTTTGAATGCCTATTTGTGACACTAGGAAGCAGcatttgttattgattttgttttgcttccTCCACTCGATTTGGGCTCTTTCGCGTAGACTACTAGTTTTGATGACAATTTGCAACTTTTCAATGAGTAGTTGAGCGGAAATAGCCACCCCACTTTCAAAATTGCCTCGCCCAACCTATTGGCATATGTTCAATAGATAAAAAATAGCCACGTTGCaggcataaaaaaaaacatacaactTGGAAAGTCGCCTATTTAGCGCTGTCTAAAATTGTTTCTTCTGGAAAATGTATATGTGTGAAGGTTATGTTATTTGTATCCTCATCCGTCGCAGCGAAGTAAAGCGTCACGTAAACACTTTGATATTTAGTTATTCACATTTtaatcttgattttttgttttaacaggAATTGTAACCCAAATTCAATGCGATCTAAATATCGGAGATACAGAAAGTGGCCTGCTTCAAACAGCTTTCGTCGCCATTTACATGATCTGCGCCCCGTATTTGACTATTTGGCTACCTGGGTGATCGATACTCTCGAAGGTATTTTCGTGTTATTTGATTTCCGGATCGTTCGTTCCAATATCATTTTTATCCATCCAGGCTTATCATGGCTGCCGGTATTTTCGTCTGGAGCCTGACAACATTACTTGGCTCTTACGTGACAAATTTCTGGGCTTTCCTGGTCATGAGGAGCCTTGTAGGTGTGGGAGAAGCTTCCTACTCAACCATAGCACCTACCATCATTTCAGACTTATTTGTTGGCGATACTCGCTCAAAATTTCTAGCCCTCTTCTATTTCGCAACTCCGGTCGGGAGGTAAATGATTAATCTTCGTCCTCGTTACTCTTGACGGAGCTTGTGTCTAATCGTAGTATCAAAAACTTCCAGTGGACTAGGTTACATCGTTGGCTCAGAAGCATCTAGAGTGATGGGATCGTGGCATTGGGGCCTTCGAGTCACGCCAGTTTTCGGGGCCGTAGCCGTGCTTCTGATTTTGCTGGTCGTCCAGGATCCTCCACGCGGCGAATCTGAAGGCGCCCATCTTTCAGCCACGAGCTGGTGGGACGACATTAAATCACTCGGCAAAAAGTCAGTCAagagttatttttaattatggCCTTGTGCGAGTGTGTCGCTTAATCAgcgttttttaatttttcgttttatttgtcACGACAGCAAAAGCTTTGTGATGTCCACAGCAGCTTACACAGCGGTGGCCTTCGTCGCTAGAGCTCTGGCATGGTGGGGTCCCAAGTTTATCGCATTGGGTTTGGCCACTCAACAAGGTCACCAGGATGTTTCATTGGATGAGTACGTCAACTTCCATCTTAACTCGTTCGATTTTGCTAGACTATATCTAAACTGATTtattgaacttgaaaattaaatgGGGTTGCCAATTAATTACGATTAGCATTCCGCTCATCTTCGGCGCTGAAACTGTGTTGGCCGGAATTCTGGGTGTCTTAGTTGGATCTCTTTTAGGGCAGAGACTTCGTCGGGACTATCCGACTGCCGATCCGCTTGTTTGCGGAGTGGGCCTCTTGTTAAGCGCACCCTTCATGGTGGGCACCTTGATTCTGGCTTCAGGTGCATCGGCCATTACTACATTCACCCTCATGTTCTATGGCcagttgtttttaaatttgaactgGTCCCTCGTAGCTGACATTACTttggtaaaaattaaaatcgtgTCGATTACGTTGTGGTCGTGATAATGGGTTTTTATCAAGTGATAGTGAAATTGTTTCCCATGATTTATCCGTCAAAAGTGTCGTCATTAAATattgtttgtgtttgatttttgTACCCTAGCGTATCGTACATTTTCGGCTTGATTGCCATGATCGCTGGTTTGCTGGGCGTGCCCCTTGGATCTTTCCTCGGCCAAAAATTGCGCGTCCGCTATCAGCGGGCCGATCCCATCGTTTTCGGTATGGGTATGCTGTTTTCCACTCCCCTCGTGCTAGCTGCGTTGTTTATCGCCGGATGGAACACCACCACTTGCTTTGTGGTCGTCTTCTTTGGTCAAGTCCTGCTCAATTTGAATTGGGCAATTGTGGCTGATATCCTGTTGGTATGTGATTATTGTCATTGTTCTTCCGTTCGTTTGGTGGTCGGTTACTGTTATTTTTCCGCTTATGTCTaactttgttttaaatattttttccagtAGGCTATACGGTAATCCCAACGCGACGATCAACCGCTGAAGCgtttcaaattctattttcaCACGGACTGGGTGACGCCGGCTCTCCTTATTTGATTGGCCAGGTAAAACGAGAAATTATCATCATATGATTTTATGCTCTTTTAGTTTATCAAtctatttcaaatattgtCATTAGATCTCCGAAATTCTGAAGAAATCCTTTTCGACTCCGGCTGCATTCGTCGAAGGCGCCATGGTTCTAAACTCGACTGTTTCGTCAATTGTGAGCGACTTTGTTACGAGTTTACCTGATTAGAATGTCAGCGCAAACTGTTCCAGTTCAGGAACGTCATCTATAGATCTCACCACTGTTGAAGGCGACTTCAAAGCCCTACAGTGGGCCATGTCTATCACGATAGTCGTGGAAGTTCTCGgtgctctcttctttttcggaaCAGCATGGTatgaattcttttcattaaGAGAAATCCAAGTTTCCCAACt from Daphnia pulex isolate KAP4 chromosome 4, ASM2113471v1 encodes:
- the LOC124192014 gene encoding protein spinster-like, which produces MAAGIFVWSLTTLLGSYVTNFWAFLVMRSLVGVGEASYSTIAPTIISDLFVGDTRSKFLALFYFATPVGSGLGYIVGSEASRVMGSWHWGLRVTPVFGAVAVLLILLVVQDPPRGESEGAHLSATSWWDDIKSLGKNKSFVMSTAAYTAVAFVARALAWWGPKFIALGLATQQGHQDVSLDDVSYIFGLIAMIAGLLGVPLGSFLGQKLRVRYQRADPIVFGMGMLFSTPLVLAALFIAGWNTTTCFVVVFFGQVLLNLNWAIVADILLVCYTVIPTRRSTAEAFQILFSHGLGDAGSPYLIGQISEILKKSFSTPAAFVEGAMVLNSTVSSIVSDFVTSLPD